The following proteins are co-located in the Massilia litorea genome:
- the aceE gene encoding pyruvate dehydrogenase (acetyl-transferring), homodimeric type — protein sequence MSAQLDQLTAQAANDPDSLETKEWLDALEAVIENEGTERAHYLMERLVDLARRRGAHVPFSSNTAYVNTIPAHLEAHCPGNLEYEERLRSWMRWNAMAMVVKANRADGDLGGHISSFASLANMLGIGFNHFWKAPSDNHGGDLLYIQGHSSPGIYARAYLEGRITEEQMLNFRREVDGKGLSSYPHPKLMPDFWQFPTVSMGLGPLMAIYQARFLKYLHARGIADTEARKVWVFCGDGEMDEPESMGAIGMAARERLDNLVMVVNCNLQRLDGPVRGNGKIIQELEADFRGAGWNVVKVVWGPGWDALLSKDKDGILQRVMMETVDGEYQNYKAKDGAYVRKHFFGKHPELLKMVANMSDDDIWRLTRGGHDPHKIYAAFKNAQENKGTPTVLLVKTVKGFGMGKSGEARNTAHQTKKLDDEAIREMRDRFAIPIPDDKLAEIPFFKPSDDAPEMKYLHERRAALGGYLPQRRQKADETLIVPPLESFKSVLDATAPGREISTTQSYVRVITSLLKDQSLGQRIVPILVDESRTFGMEGLFRQIGIFNQQGQLYEPVDKDQVMYYREDKAGQILQEGINEAGGMSSWIAAATSYSSNNRQMVPFYTFYSMFGMQRVGDLVWLAGDIRARGFLMGGTAGRTTLNGEGLQHEDGHSHIIAATVPNCLPYDPTFGHEVAVIIHDGLRRMVTEQEDVFYYITIMNENYEQPGLKPGTEEGILKGMYLLQEGDASLQNRVQLIGCGTILRESIFAAELLKNDWGVAADVWSAPSLTLLARDGQDCERWNMVNPEAEQRVPYVTQLMQNSTGPIVATTDYMRLFAEQIRAYMPKDRTYKVLGTDGFGRSDSRVKLREFFEVNRYYVTVAALRSLADEGKIEMSVVAQAIAKYGIDANKPNPVTQ from the coding sequence ATGTCAGCTCAGCTCGATCAGTTGACGGCCCAGGCCGCCAATGACCCGGATTCGCTCGAAACCAAGGAATGGCTCGACGCGCTCGAAGCGGTCATCGAAAACGAAGGTACCGAACGCGCGCACTACCTGATGGAGCGCCTGGTCGACCTGGCGCGCCGCCGCGGCGCCCACGTCCCGTTCTCCAGCAATACCGCCTACGTCAACACCATTCCTGCCCACCTGGAGGCGCACTGCCCGGGTAACCTCGAATACGAAGAGCGCCTGCGCTCGTGGATGCGCTGGAACGCGATGGCGATGGTGGTGAAAGCCAACCGCGCCGACGGCGACCTCGGCGGCCACATCTCGTCCTTCGCCTCGCTGGCGAACATGCTCGGCATCGGCTTCAACCACTTCTGGAAAGCCCCGAGCGACAACCACGGCGGCGACCTGCTCTACATCCAGGGCCACAGCTCGCCCGGCATCTACGCGCGCGCCTACCTCGAAGGCCGCATCACCGAAGAGCAGATGCTGAACTTCCGCCGCGAAGTCGACGGCAAGGGCCTGTCTTCGTACCCGCACCCGAAGCTGATGCCGGACTTCTGGCAGTTCCCGACCGTCTCGATGGGCCTGGGCCCGCTGATGGCGATCTACCAGGCGCGCTTCCTGAAATACCTGCACGCCCGCGGCATTGCCGACACCGAAGCCCGTAAAGTCTGGGTCTTCTGCGGCGACGGCGAGATGGACGAGCCGGAATCGATGGGCGCGATCGGCATGGCCGCACGCGAACGCCTCGACAACCTGGTCATGGTCGTCAACTGCAACCTGCAGCGCCTGGACGGTCCGGTGCGCGGCAACGGCAAGATCATCCAGGAACTGGAAGCGGACTTCCGCGGCGCCGGCTGGAACGTCGTCAAGGTCGTCTGGGGCCCGGGCTGGGACGCCCTGCTGTCGAAGGACAAGGACGGCATCCTGCAGCGCGTGATGATGGAAACCGTCGACGGCGAATACCAGAACTACAAGGCGAAAGACGGCGCCTACGTGCGCAAGCACTTCTTCGGCAAGCACCCCGAGCTGCTGAAGATGGTCGCCAACATGAGCGACGACGACATCTGGCGCCTGACCCGCGGCGGCCACGATCCGCACAAGATCTACGCCGCCTTCAAGAACGCGCAAGAAAACAAGGGCACGCCGACCGTCCTGCTGGTCAAGACCGTCAAGGGCTTCGGCATGGGCAAGTCGGGCGAGGCGCGCAACACCGCGCACCAGACCAAGAAGCTCGATGATGAGGCGATCCGCGAAATGCGCGACCGTTTCGCCATCCCGATCCCGGACGACAAGCTGGCCGAGATCCCGTTCTTCAAGCCGTCCGACGACGCGCCTGAAATGAAATACCTGCACGAGCGCCGCGCGGCCCTCGGCGGCTACCTGCCGCAGCGCCGCCAGAAGGCCGACGAAACCCTGATCGTGCCGCCGCTGGAGTCGTTCAAGTCGGTGCTGGACGCAACCGCGCCGGGCCGCGAAATCTCGACCACGCAGTCCTATGTCCGCGTGATCACGAGCCTGCTGAAGGACCAGAGCCTGGGCCAGCGCATCGTGCCGATCCTGGTCGACGAATCGCGTACCTTCGGCATGGAAGGCCTGTTCCGCCAGATCGGCATCTTCAACCAGCAGGGCCAGTTGTACGAGCCGGTCGATAAAGACCAGGTCATGTACTACCGCGAAGACAAGGCCGGCCAGATCCTGCAAGAGGGTATCAACGAAGCAGGCGGCATGAGCTCGTGGATCGCGGCTGCAACGTCCTACTCGTCGAACAACCGCCAGATGGTGCCGTTCTACACCTTCTACTCGATGTTCGGCATGCAGCGCGTGGGCGACCTGGTCTGGCTGGCGGGCGACATCCGCGCCCGCGGCTTCCTGATGGGCGGCACTGCCGGCCGCACGACGCTCAACGGCGAAGGCCTGCAGCACGAAGACGGCCATAGCCACATCATCGCCGCGACGGTGCCGAACTGCCTGCCGTACGACCCGACCTTCGGGCACGAAGTGGCGGTGATCATTCATGACGGCCTGCGCCGCATGGTGACGGAACAGGAAGACGTGTTCTATTACATCACCATCATGAACGAGAACTACGAGCAGCCGGGCCTCAAACCTGGCACGGAAGAGGGCATCCTGAAAGGCATGTACCTGCTCCAGGAAGGCGACGCCAGCCTGCAGAACCGCGTCCAGCTGATCGGCTGCGGCACCATCCTGCGCGAGTCGATTTTTGCCGCCGAACTGCTGAAGAACGACTGGGGCGTCGCCGCCGACGTCTGGTCCGCCCCGTCGCTGACGCTGCTGGCGCGCGATGGCCAGGACTGCGAGCGCTGGAACATGGTCAACCCGGAAGCCGAACAGCGCGTACCGTACGTGACGCAGCTGATGCAGAACTCGACCGGCCCGATCGTCGCGACGACCGACTACATGCGCCTGTTCGCCGAGCAGATCCGCGCCTACATGCCGAAGGACCGCACCTATAAAGTGCTGGGCACCGACGGCTTCGGACGCTCGGACAGCCGCGTGAAGCTGCGCGAGTTCTTCGAAGTGAACCGTTACTACGTGACCGTTGCCGCCCTGCGCTCGCTGGCCGATGAAGGCAAGATCGAGATGTCGGTCGTGGCCCAGGCGATCGCCAAGTACGGCATCGATGCGAACAAGCCGAATCCTGTGACCCAGTAA
- the lpdA gene encoding dihydrolipoyl dehydrogenase — translation MSTVEVKVPNIGDFKDVEIIELMVKPGDTIKVDQSLVTVESDKASMEIPSTHAGVVKELSVKVGDKVNEGSLLLMLEEGAGAAAPAAPAAAPAAAPTAAAAPTDSYAPAHKADAAAPASAPVPGAASYSGQVDIECEMMVLGAGPGGYSAAFRSADLGMNTVLVEKYATLGGVCLNVGCIPSKALLHVAHIMDETAHMADLGVSFAAPSVDIDKLRGYKDGVIKKMTGGLSFMAKARKVNVVQGVGQFLSPNHIEVTAADGAKKVVKFAKAIIAAGSSVVKLPFVPEDPRIVDSTGALELRQVPKKMLVIGGGIIGLEMATVYSTLGARIDVVEMMDGLMQGADREAVKVWQKYNAHRFDNIMLKTKTVGVEALPEGIKVSFEAAEAGATAPEPQLYDLVLVAVGRSPNGKKIAAEKAGVAVTDRGFIGVDGQMRTNVPHIFAIGDLVGQPMLAHKAVHEAHVAAEAAHGEKAYFDAKVIPSVAYTDPEVAWAGLTEDEAKQKGIKVEKGHFPWNASGRAVANGRDEGFTKLLFDTETGRIIGGTIVGTNAGDMIGEIALAIEMGADGVDIGKTIHPHPTLGESIGMAAEVYKGVCTDLPPARKR, via the coding sequence ATGAGCACTGTTGAAGTAAAAGTCCCGAACATCGGCGATTTCAAGGACGTCGAAATCATCGAACTGATGGTCAAGCCCGGCGACACGATCAAGGTCGACCAGTCGCTGGTCACCGTGGAATCCGACAAGGCCTCGATGGAAATCCCGTCGACCCACGCCGGCGTGGTCAAGGAACTGTCGGTCAAGGTGGGCGACAAGGTGAACGAAGGTTCGCTGCTGCTGATGCTCGAAGAGGGGGCCGGGGCTGCTGCACCTGCTGCTCCGGCCGCTGCGCCTGCAGCTGCGCCGACCGCCGCTGCCGCACCGACCGATTCGTATGCGCCAGCGCACAAGGCTGACGCCGCCGCTCCCGCGAGCGCGCCCGTTCCGGGCGCCGCCAGCTACAGCGGCCAGGTCGACATCGAATGCGAAATGATGGTGCTGGGCGCCGGTCCCGGCGGCTATTCGGCCGCTTTCCGTTCCGCCGACCTCGGCATGAACACGGTGCTGGTCGAGAAGTACGCGACCTTGGGCGGCGTCTGCCTGAACGTGGGCTGCATTCCGTCCAAGGCACTGCTGCACGTGGCGCACATCATGGACGAGACCGCGCACATGGCCGACCTGGGCGTGAGCTTTGCCGCACCAAGCGTCGACATCGACAAGCTGCGCGGCTACAAGGACGGCGTCATCAAGAAGATGACCGGCGGCCTCTCCTTCATGGCCAAGGCGCGCAAGGTGAATGTGGTGCAGGGCGTGGGCCAGTTCCTGAGCCCGAACCACATCGAAGTCACCGCTGCCGACGGCGCGAAGAAGGTGGTGAAGTTCGCGAAAGCGATCATCGCCGCCGGATCGAGCGTGGTAAAACTGCCTTTCGTGCCGGAAGACCCGCGCATCGTCGACTCGACCGGCGCGCTGGAACTGCGCCAGGTACCGAAGAAGATGCTGGTCATCGGCGGCGGCATCATCGGCCTGGAAATGGCAACCGTCTACTCGACCCTCGGTGCACGCATCGACGTCGTCGAGATGATGGATGGCCTGATGCAGGGCGCGGACCGCGAGGCGGTGAAAGTCTGGCAGAAGTACAACGCGCACCGCTTCGACAACATCATGCTCAAGACGAAGACCGTCGGCGTGGAGGCCCTCCCTGAAGGCATCAAGGTCAGCTTCGAAGCGGCGGAAGCCGGCGCCACCGCGCCGGAACCGCAGCTGTACGACCTGGTGCTGGTGGCCGTCGGCCGCAGCCCGAACGGTAAAAAAATCGCCGCCGAGAAGGCCGGCGTGGCGGTGACCGACCGCGGCTTCATCGGCGTGGACGGCCAGATGCGCACCAACGTGCCGCATATCTTCGCCATTGGCGACCTGGTGGGCCAGCCGATGCTGGCGCACAAGGCGGTGCACGAAGCGCACGTCGCGGCGGAAGCGGCGCACGGCGAGAAGGCATACTTCGATGCGAAAGTCATTCCGTCGGTCGCCTACACCGATCCGGAAGTGGCATGGGCCGGCCTCACGGAAGACGAAGCCAAGCAGAAGGGCATCAAGGTCGAGAAGGGCCACTTCCCGTGGAACGCGAGCGGCCGCGCGGTCGCCAACGGCCGCGACGAAGGCTTCACCAAGCTGCTGTTCGACACCGAGACCGGTCGCATCATCGGCGGCACCATCGTCGGCACGAATGCCGGCGACATGATCGGCGAAATCGCGCTGGCGATCGAGATGGGCGCCGACGGCGTCGACATCGGCAAGACCATCCACCCGCACCCGACGCTGGGCGAGTCGATCGGCATGGCCGCCGAAGTCTACAAGGGCGTCTGCACCGACCTGCCGCCGGCACGCAAGCGCTGA
- a CDS encoding NAD(P)-dependent oxidoreductase: MNIGFIGLGAMGRGMAANLLRSGQPLRVWNRGAGPVQELAAQGAQVAASPAEAAAVDVLFTMLADDASTRAVLLDDGALDALAPGSIHVNMATVSVAFAREMAALHAARGVGYIGAPVLGRVDVAAAGKLNIVAAGPDEAIARVQPLFDLMGQKTWRFGTAPEQANAVKLGANLTLACAIEAMGESAALVGAHGIEAAGFLDLLSNTLFAGSPVYKGYGAMIAQERYSPAGFKLSLGLKDVGLANDAAAEQGLRLRFGAVLRETLQQAVARGDGELDLAALARMSAPKSA, translated from the coding sequence ATGAATATCGGATTTATCGGACTCGGCGCAATGGGACGCGGGATGGCAGCCAACCTGTTGCGCTCGGGGCAGCCGCTGCGCGTATGGAACCGCGGCGCTGGACCTGTGCAGGAACTGGCCGCCCAGGGTGCGCAGGTAGCCGCCAGCCCGGCCGAGGCGGCGGCCGTGGACGTGCTGTTCACGATGCTGGCGGACGACGCATCGACCCGCGCCGTGCTGCTGGACGACGGCGCCCTGGACGCGCTGGCGCCGGGCAGCATTCACGTGAACATGGCGACGGTGTCGGTGGCCTTCGCGCGCGAGATGGCAGCGCTGCATGCCGCGCGCGGCGTCGGCTATATCGGGGCGCCTGTGCTCGGCCGGGTCGACGTGGCGGCCGCCGGCAAGCTCAATATCGTGGCGGCCGGTCCGGACGAGGCGATCGCGCGCGTGCAGCCGCTGTTCGACCTGATGGGGCAGAAGACCTGGCGTTTCGGCACGGCGCCCGAACAGGCGAATGCGGTCAAACTCGGCGCCAACCTGACCCTGGCCTGCGCGATCGAGGCGATGGGCGAATCGGCGGCGCTCGTCGGCGCGCACGGCATCGAGGCGGCCGGCTTCCTCGACCTCCTGAGCAACACGTTGTTCGCCGGTTCGCCCGTCTATAAAGGCTATGGCGCGATGATCGCGCAGGAGCGCTACAGCCCGGCCGGATTCAAGCTCTCGCTCGGCCTGAAGGATGTCGGCCTGGCCAACGATGCGGCTGCTGAACAGGGCCTGCGGCTGCGCTTCGGCGCGGTGCTGCGCGAGACGCTGCAGCAGGCGGTGGCGCGCGGCGACGGTGAGCTCGACCTTGCGGCACTGGCGCGCATGTCGGCGCCAAAATCGGCCTGA
- the folD gene encoding bifunctional methylenetetrahydrofolate dehydrogenase/methenyltetrahydrofolate cyclohydrolase FolD gives MPAQLIDGVQLSQQLRAEIAERAAKLTAAGQQPGLAVILVGEDPASQVYVRNKVKACGDVGFHSVLEKYEADLTEAALLARIAALNEDPAIHGILVQMPLPRHINPSKVIEAISTSKDVDGYSVLSAGELVANLPGFRPCTPYGCMKLIESTGTDLRGKHAVVIGRSNTVGKPMALLLLQANATVTICHSATPDLGVYTRQADIVVAAVGRRNTVTADMVKPGAIVIDVGMNRDDAGKLCGDVDFAGVREVASHITPVPGGVGPMTITMLLMNTVESAERVLGKRQEVLSQATGMDPKPGVA, from the coding sequence ATGCCAGCCCAACTGATCGACGGAGTCCAACTTTCCCAGCAACTGCGCGCCGAAATCGCCGAGCGTGCAGCCAAACTCACGGCCGCCGGCCAGCAGCCCGGCCTTGCCGTGATCCTGGTCGGCGAAGACCCGGCCAGCCAGGTCTACGTGCGCAACAAGGTCAAGGCCTGCGGCGACGTGGGCTTTCACTCGGTGCTGGAAAAATACGAGGCCGACCTGACGGAGGCCGCCCTGCTCGCCCGCATCGCCGCCCTCAACGAGGACCCGGCCATCCACGGCATCCTGGTCCAGATGCCCCTGCCGCGCCACATCAATCCGAGCAAGGTGATCGAAGCGATTTCGACCAGCAAGGACGTCGACGGTTATTCGGTCCTGTCGGCCGGCGAACTGGTTGCCAACCTGCCGGGTTTCCGCCCCTGCACGCCCTACGGCTGCATGAAGCTGATCGAGTCCACGGGCACTGATCTGCGCGGCAAGCACGCGGTCGTGATCGGCCGTTCGAACACAGTCGGCAAACCAATGGCACTGCTGCTCTTGCAAGCCAACGCCACCGTGACCATATGCCATAGCGCGACGCCGGACCTGGGCGTCTACACGCGCCAGGCCGACATCGTCGTGGCCGCCGTCGGCCGCCGCAACACCGTCACCGCCGACATGGTGAAACCGGGCGCGATCGTGATCGACGTCGGCATGAACCGCGACGACGCCGGCAAGCTGTGCGGCGACGTCGATTTCGCCGGCGTACGCGAAGTGGCCTCGCACATCACCCCGGTGCCGGGCGGCGTCGGGCCGATGACGATCACCATGTTGTTGATGAATACGGTCGAGTCCGCGGAACGCGTGCTCGGCAAGCGCCAGGAAGTGCTCAGCCAGGCCACGGGAATGGATCCGAAACCTGGTGTTGCATAA
- a CDS encoding M3 family metallopeptidase has protein sequence MSIDTSNPLLDFSGLPRFDAFRPEHVTPAIEQLIQEATEVVARLEAPSDNVSWDNFVVPLEEATERLGRAWGIVNHLNHVADTPELRATYNENQPKLTEFWTTLGQNELLFAKYKAIRANPDYVNLSPARKRIVENALRDFRLGGAELPSDKKERFAAIQEQHAAISTRFSENVLDATNDYKLIVENEAELAGIPEDAKAAAQAAAVAAGKTGYQFTLHFPSYFPVLQFADNRQLRETIYRASATKASDMGAVFSELEKWDNSSNIAQLLKLRDEEAKLLDYRNFAEVSLVPKMAESPEHVISFLEDLARRARPFAEKDLAELRAFAKDELGIEDMQAWDLSYASEKLREKRYAFSAQEVKEYFPEPKVIEGLFKVVQTLFSVAIKPDTAPVWHPDVRFYRIERDGQLIGQFYFDLYARAGKGQGAWMDDARGRRMTTGGIVQTPVAYLTCNFTPPATVDGELQPSLFTHDEVTTLFHEFGHGLHHMLTEVEELSVSGISGVEWDAVELPSQFMENFCWEWDVLQGMTAHFKTGEPLPRALYDKMLAAKNFQSGMQTLRQVEFSLIDMHLHYDFDPNSQQSVQQLIDDVRSKFSVMIPPSFNRFQHSFGHIFAGGYAAGYYSYKWAEVLSADAYAAFEEAIEAGGGELSAETGRRFQREILAVGGSRPALESFKAFRGREPSIDALLRHNGMNSAA, from the coding sequence ATGAGCATTGATACCAGTAATCCCCTTCTTGACTTCTCGGGCCTGCCGCGTTTCGATGCGTTCCGCCCGGAACACGTCACGCCGGCCATCGAGCAGCTGATCCAGGAGGCCACCGAGGTCGTCGCCAGGCTCGAAGCACCGAGCGACAACGTAAGCTGGGACAATTTCGTGGTGCCCCTGGAGGAAGCGACCGAACGCCTGGGCCGCGCCTGGGGCATCGTCAACCACCTGAACCATGTGGCCGACACGCCGGAACTGCGCGCCACCTACAACGAAAACCAGCCGAAACTCACCGAGTTCTGGACCACCCTGGGCCAGAACGAGCTGCTCTTCGCCAAGTACAAGGCGATACGCGCCAACCCGGACTACGTCAACCTGAGCCCGGCCCGTAAACGCATCGTCGAAAACGCCCTGCGCGACTTCCGTCTGGGCGGCGCCGAACTCCCAAGCGACAAAAAGGAACGCTTCGCCGCCATCCAGGAGCAGCACGCCGCGATCTCGACGCGCTTCTCGGAAAACGTGCTCGACGCAACCAACGACTACAAGCTCATCGTCGAAAACGAAGCCGAGCTGGCGGGCATTCCCGAGGACGCCAAGGCCGCCGCGCAAGCCGCGGCTGTTGCGGCGGGCAAGACCGGCTACCAGTTCACCCTGCACTTCCCATCCTACTTCCCGGTCCTGCAATTCGCGGACAATCGCCAGCTGCGCGAAACGATCTATCGCGCCAGCGCGACCAAGGCGTCGGACATGGGCGCCGTGTTCAGCGAACTGGAGAAATGGGACAACAGTTCCAACATCGCCCAGCTGCTCAAACTGCGCGACGAGGAAGCGAAGCTGCTCGACTACCGCAACTTTGCCGAAGTGTCGCTGGTGCCGAAGATGGCCGAGAGCCCGGAACATGTGATTTCCTTCCTGGAGGACCTGGCGCGCCGCGCGCGTCCGTTCGCCGAAAAAGACCTGGCCGAGCTGCGCGCCTTTGCCAAGGACGAGCTGGGAATCGAGGATATGCAGGCCTGGGACCTGTCCTACGCGTCGGAAAAGCTGCGCGAAAAGCGCTATGCCTTCTCGGCGCAGGAAGTCAAGGAGTACTTTCCTGAGCCGAAGGTCATCGAAGGCCTGTTCAAGGTCGTGCAGACCCTGTTCTCGGTCGCGATCAAGCCGGACACGGCGCCCGTCTGGCATCCGGACGTGCGTTTCTACCGCATCGAACGCGACGGCCAGCTGATCGGCCAGTTCTATTTCGACCTGTACGCGCGCGCCGGCAAGGGCCAGGGTGCGTGGATGGACGACGCGCGCGGACGCCGCATGACGACGGGCGGCATCGTGCAGACGCCGGTGGCCTACCTGACCTGCAACTTCACGCCGCCGGCAACTGTCGACGGCGAGCTGCAGCCCTCGCTGTTCACGCACGACGAAGTGACGACCCTGTTCCACGAATTCGGCCACGGCCTGCACCACATGCTGACCGAAGTCGAGGAGCTGTCGGTATCGGGTATCTCGGGCGTCGAATGGGATGCGGTCGAGCTGCCGTCGCAGTTCATGGAGAACTTCTGCTGGGAGTGGGACGTGCTGCAAGGCATGACCGCCCACTTCAAGACGGGCGAGCCGCTGCCGCGCGCGCTGTACGACAAGATGCTGGCGGCTAAGAACTTCCAGTCGGGCATGCAGACCCTGCGCCAGGTCGAGTTCTCGCTGATCGACATGCACCTGCACTACGACTTCGACCCGAACAGCCAGCAATCGGTGCAGCAGCTGATCGACGATGTGCGCAGCAAGTTCTCGGTGATGATTCCGCCCTCCTTCAACCGCTTCCAGCACTCGTTCGGCCACATCTTCGCGGGCGGCTATGCGGCCGGCTACTACAGTTATAAATGGGCCGAGGTGCTGTCGGCGGACGCCTATGCGGCCTTCGAGGAAGCGATCGAGGCCGGCGGCGGAGAGCTGTCGGCCGAGACCGGACGGCGCTTCCAGCGCGAGATCCTGGCCGTCGGCGGGTCGCGCCCGGCGCTGGAATCGTTCAAGGCGTTCCGCGGCCGCGAGCCGTCGATCGACGCGCTGCTGCGCCATAATGGAATGAACAGCGCGGCATGA
- a CDS encoding DUF2141 domain-containing protein, with translation MNQLSRFVACAALMCALNASAATVEVRVSGVTAKGNVKVAVCDRERFLKQCAWSASAPAQPGETTVVVKGVPAGTWAVLAYQDENGNNELDRNFVGMPKEPYGFSRDARGKFGPPSFEDAAIEVGETQATATVRLR, from the coding sequence ATGAATCAGTTGTCCCGCTTTGTAGCCTGCGCCGCCTTGATGTGCGCACTGAACGCCTCGGCCGCCACGGTCGAGGTACGCGTGTCGGGCGTGACCGCCAAGGGAAACGTGAAGGTCGCCGTCTGCGACAGGGAGCGCTTCCTGAAGCAGTGCGCCTGGAGCGCCTCGGCGCCGGCGCAGCCTGGCGAAACGACGGTCGTGGTCAAGGGCGTGCCCGCCGGCACCTGGGCCGTGCTGGCTTACCAGGACGAAAACGGCAACAATGAACTCGACCGCAACTTCGTCGGCATGCCGAAGGAGCCCTACGGTTTCAGCCGCGATGCGCGCGGCAAGTTCGGTCCGCCGAGCTTTGAAGATGCGGCCATCGAGGTCGGAGAAACGCAGGCGACGGCGACCGTGCGCCTGCGCTGA
- the aceF gene encoding dihydrolipoyllysine-residue acetyltransferase yields MSIVEVKVPDIGDFKEVEVIELMVKVGDTIKVDQSLVTVESDKASMEIPSSHAGVVKEIKVKVGDKVAEGSLVLMLEEAGGAAAAPAAAPAPAAAAPAAAEAAPAVAPAAAAPAGAGALVEVTVPDIGDFKEVEVIELMVKPGDQIKVDQSLITVESDKASMEIPSSHAGTVKEVKVKVGDKVAEGSLVLVLEAAGGASAAASSSAPAAAAPAPAAAAPSAPAAAAPAPAPAAAAPSQGVTGSKAHASPSIRKFARELGVDLARVPGTGPKNRITQQDVQNFVKGVMAAPAAAAAPAKGGTGVGLDLLPWPSLDFSKFGPTELLPLSRIKKISGPNLHRNWVMIPHVTTFDEADVTDLEQFRVDSNAALAKQKSAVKLTMLAFVIKASVAALKKFPQFNASLSGDGASLILKQYYNIGFAADTPNGLVVPVVKDADKKTVSQIATEMGELSAQARDGKLSPANMQGATFTISSLGGIGGTAFTPIINAPELAILGLSKSAMKPVWDGSTFQPRLMLPLSLSYDHRVIDGAGAARFAAYLAEVLADLRKTLL; encoded by the coding sequence ATGAGCATTGTGGAAGTCAAAGTCCCGGACATCGGCGACTTCAAGGAAGTCGAAGTCATCGAACTGATGGTCAAAGTCGGCGACACGATCAAGGTCGACCAGTCGCTCGTGACCGTCGAATCGGACAAGGCCAGCATGGAAATCCCGTCCAGCCATGCGGGCGTGGTCAAGGAAATCAAGGTCAAGGTCGGCGACAAGGTCGCCGAGGGCTCGCTCGTACTGATGCTCGAAGAAGCTGGCGGCGCTGCCGCCGCACCAGCGGCCGCACCGGCGCCTGCTGCCGCGGCACCGGCCGCTGCTGAAGCTGCGCCTGCCGTTGCCCCGGCCGCCGCCGCACCGGCCGGCGCCGGCGCACTCGTCGAAGTCACCGTGCCGGACATCGGCGACTTCAAGGAAGTCGAAGTCATCGAACTGATGGTCAAGCCGGGCGACCAGATCAAGGTCGACCAGTCCCTGATCACCGTCGAATCGGACAAGGCGAGCATGGAAATCCCGTCCAGCCACGCCGGCACCGTCAAGGAAGTGAAGGTCAAGGTGGGCGACAAGGTCGCCGAGGGTTCGCTCGTGCTGGTGCTCGAAGCGGCCGGCGGTGCGTCCGCAGCTGCGTCGTCTTCCGCACCGGCTGCCGCCGCGCCGGCCCCCGCCGCCGCTGCGCCATCCGCACCGGCAGCCGCCGCGCCGGCTCCGGCTCCGGCCGCAGCCGCGCCAAGCCAGGGCGTCACCGGCTCGAAAGCCCACGCCTCGCCGTCGATCCGCAAGTTCGCCCGCGAACTGGGCGTCGACCTGGCACGCGTGCCGGGCACAGGTCCGAAGAACCGCATCACCCAGCAGGACGTGCAGAACTTCGTCAAGGGCGTGATGGCCGCTCCGGCCGCTGCCGCTGCGCCAGCGAAGGGCGGCACCGGCGTCGGTCTCGACCTGCTGCCATGGCCGTCGCTCGACTTCTCGAAGTTCGGCCCGACCGAACTGCTGCCGCTGTCGCGCATCAAGAAGATCTCCGGCCCGAACCTGCACCGCAACTGGGTCATGATCCCGCACGTGACGACCTTCGACGAAGCGGACGTGACGGACCTGGAACAGTTCCGCGTCGATTCGAACGCGGCATTGGCGAAGCAGAAGTCGGCGGTGAAACTGACCATGCTGGCATTCGTGATCAAGGCCTCGGTCGCCGCGCTGAAGAAATTCCCGCAATTTAATGCCTCGCTGAGCGGAGACGGCGCCAGCCTGATCCTCAAGCAGTACTACAACATCGGCTTCGCGGCCGACACCCCGAACGGCCTGGTGGTTCCGGTCGTGAAGGATGCCGACAAGAAGACCGTGTCGCAGATCGCCACCGAAATGGGCGAGCTTTCGGCACAGGCACGCGACGGCAAGCTGTCGCCTGCGAACATGCAGGGCGCGACCTTCACCATTTCGTCGCTCGGCGGCATTGGCGGCACCGCCTTCACGCCGATCATCAATGCGCCTGAACTGGCGATCCTCGGCCTGTCGAAGTCGGCCATGAAGCCGGTCTGGGATGGTTCCACTTTCCAGCCGCGCCTGATGCTGCCGCTGTCGCTGTCCTACGACCACCGCGTGATCGATGGCGCCGGCGCCGCGCGCTTCGCCGCCTACCTGGCCGAAGTGCTGGCCGACCTGCGCAAGACCCTTCTGTAA